From a single Lolium rigidum isolate FL_2022 chromosome 7, APGP_CSIRO_Lrig_0.1, whole genome shotgun sequence genomic region:
- the LOC124670070 gene encoding ectonucleotide pyrophosphatase/phosphodiesterase family member 1-like: MASPPFSVHLQYSSGDMPLPTATLLVRSPSANSRFLHVLTAALAVLLLFPPFSSASAHATVSVARPLCKLTKPVVLLISTDGFRFGFQYKAPNPHLRRLIANGTSAVEGLIPVFPTYTFPNHYSIVTGLYPSSHGIINNLFPDPISGDTFTTANRDPKWWLGEPLWVTAANQGLQASTFFWPGSEVKKGSWDCPGKYCRQYNGSVPFEERVDAILGYFDLPADEMPQLVTLYMEDPDAHGHQVGPDDPAITEAVMHIDEMMGRLIAGLEARGVFEDVNIIWVGDHGIVGTCDQKLVSLEDLAPWIEVKQDWVLSTTPLLAIRPTNGVSPAEVVARMNQGLGSGKVKNGKYLKVYLKEDLPSRLHYSESYRIPPIIGLVDEGYKVEIKRSEARECGGAHGYDNAFFSMRTVFVAHGPRFQRGKTVPSFENVEIYNVVASILGLRPASNNGSASFHGTVLLPTD, encoded by the coding sequence ATGGCATCTCCGCCTTTCTCCGTCCATCTCCAGTACTCCTCCGGCGACATGCCACTCCCTACCGCCACCCTCCTTGTCCGCTCCCCCTCGGCCAACTCCCGCTTCCTCCACGTCCTCACAGCCGCCCTCGCCGTGCTCCTCCTATTCCCTCCCTTTTCCTCGGCGTCGGCCCACGCCACCGTCTCCGTCGCGCGGCCGCTCTGCAAGCTCACGAAGCCGGTGGTCCTCCTTATATCCACCGACGGCTTCCGCTTCGGCTTCCAGTACAAGGCCCCCAACCCGCACCTCCGCCGCCTCATTGCCAATGGCACATCCGCCGTGGAGGGCCTCATCCCCGTCTTCCCCACATACACCTTCCCCAACCACTACTCCATCGTGACCGGCCTTTACCCTTCCTCCCACGGCATTATCAACAACTTGTTCCCCGACCCCATCTCTGGGGACACCTTCACCACAGCAAACCGCGACCCCAAGTGGTGGCTCGGGGAGCCCCTCTGGGTCACCGCGGCCAACCAGGGGCTCCAGGCCTCGACCTTCTTCTGGCCGGGCTCCGAGGTAAAGAAGGGCTCCTGGGACTGCCCTGGCAAGTACTGCCGCCAGTATAATGGCTCCGTGCCATTCGAGGAGAGGGTTGACGCCATCCTTGGTTACTTTGATCTACCGGCTGACGAGATGCCGCAGCTTGTGACACTGTACATGGAAGACCCAGATGCGCACGGGCACCAGGTCGGTCCGGACGACCCAGCCATCACAGAGGCTGTGATGCACATTGATGAGATGATGGGGAGACTCATCGCCGGTTTGGAAGCCAGAGGGGTGTTTGAGGATGTGAACATTATATGGGTCGGGGATCATGGGATTGTTGGGACCTGCGACCAGAAGCTGGTGTCCCTCGAGGACTTGGCTCCGTGGATTGAGGTGAAGCAAGATTGGGTTCTATCGACGACGCCGTTGCTGGCAATCAGGCCGACAAATGGCGTCTCACCGGCCGAGGTCGTGGCCAGGATGAATCAAGGGCTAGGGTCAGGGAAGGTGAAGAATGGCAAGTATCTCAAGGTTTACTTGAAGGAGGACCTGCCTTCTCGCCTGCACTACTCGGAAAGTTACAGGATACCACCGATCATTGGGCTGGTAGATGAAGGTTATAAGGTGGAGATAAAGCGATCTGAGGCAAGGGAGTGTGGAGGGGCGCACGGGTATGACAATGCCTTCTTCTCAATGAGAACCGTGTTTGTCGCGCACGGACCTCGGTTCCAGCGGGGTAAAACGGTGCCCTCCTTTGAGAACGTGGAGATATACAATGTTGTTGCTTCCATTCTCGGGTTGAGGCCAGCATCAAACAACGGCTCAGCTTCTTTCCATGGAACGGTTCTATTGCCGACTGACTGA